The following proteins are encoded in a genomic region of Devosia lucknowensis:
- a CDS encoding alpha-N-arabinofuranosidase — translation MKASVIANKDFTIAKIDDRVYGAFLEHLGRAVYEGIYEPDHPTADKDGMRGDVAKLVKDLNVPVVRYPGGNFVSAYNWEDGIGPREERPTRLDLAWHTSESNKVGIHEFADWCATVGTEMMLAVNLGSRGVDDARNFLEYVNHPGGSYWSDLRIKNGRKEPWNVKLWCLGNEMDGPWQVGHKDADEYGKLAANTARAMRMFDNKLELVVCGSSHMDMPTFPDWERIVLEHTYDHVDHISLHMYFANRDDNTPNYLGLSEKLDRYIETVAATIKQVKAKKKSKKDIYISFDEWNVWYHSNKKDREILDGNGGWPHAPGLLEDIYNFEDVLMVGLILNTFIRRSDVVKIACIAQLVNVIAPIMTEKGGPAWAQTIYYPYYFASVYGRGTALDLVTSSPDYETTHSPKTAYVDVSGVRNDEDGTLTFFLVNRHPTESIDSEVSLQGFDNASVIDHQVMTHADLKAVNTARKQDEVKPRAGSGAKVADGRLTVSLPPYSYQMIRLKA, via the coding sequence ATGAAAGCGTCCGTTATCGCGAACAAGGATTTTACGATCGCCAAAATCGACGATCGTGTCTATGGGGCCTTTCTGGAGCATCTGGGCCGGGCGGTTTATGAGGGCATCTACGAGCCCGACCATCCGACGGCCGACAAGGACGGGATGCGGGGAGACGTCGCCAAGCTGGTGAAGGACCTCAACGTGCCGGTGGTGCGCTATCCAGGCGGCAATTTCGTGTCGGCGTATAACTGGGAAGACGGCATCGGGCCGCGCGAGGAGCGCCCCACCCGGCTCGACCTCGCCTGGCACACTTCCGAGAGCAACAAGGTCGGCATCCACGAATTCGCCGACTGGTGCGCCACCGTCGGCACGGAGATGATGCTGGCCGTGAACCTGGGGTCGCGCGGCGTCGACGATGCCCGCAACTTCCTCGAATATGTGAACCATCCAGGCGGTTCCTACTGGTCGGACCTACGCATCAAGAACGGTCGCAAGGAGCCCTGGAACGTCAAGCTCTGGTGCCTCGGCAACGAGATGGACGGCCCCTGGCAGGTCGGCCACAAGGATGCCGACGAGTATGGCAAGCTGGCCGCCAACACTGCACGCGCCATGCGCATGTTCGACAACAAGCTCGAACTGGTGGTCTGCGGCTCCTCGCACATGGACATGCCGACGTTCCCGGATTGGGAACGCATCGTGCTCGAACACACCTATGACCACGTGGACCATATCTCGCTCCACATGTACTTCGCCAATCGCGACGACAACACGCCTAACTACCTGGGCCTGAGCGAAAAACTCGATCGCTACATCGAGACCGTCGCGGCGACGATCAAGCAGGTGAAGGCCAAGAAGAAGAGCAAGAAGGACATCTACATCTCCTTCGACGAATGGAACGTCTGGTACCATTCCAACAAGAAGGATCGCGAAATCCTCGACGGCAATGGCGGCTGGCCGCACGCGCCGGGCCTCCTGGAAGACATCTACAATTTCGAAGACGTGCTGATGGTGGGCCTCATCCTCAACACCTTCATCCGCCGCTCGGACGTGGTGAAGATCGCCTGTATCGCCCAGCTCGTAAACGTGATCGCGCCGATCATGACCGAAAAGGGCGGCCCGGCATGGGCTCAGACCATCTACTACCCCTACTATTTTGCCTCGGTTTATGGCCGTGGCACGGCGCTGGACCTGGTTACCAGTTCACCGGACTATGAAACGACCCATTCGCCCAAGACTGCGTATGTGGACGTCTCGGGTGTCCGCAACGACGAGGATGGGACACTGACCTTCTTCCTGGTCAACCGGCATCCGACCGAAAGCATCGATTCCGAAGTGAGCCTGCAAGGCTTTGATAATGCATCGGTTATCGATCACCAGGTGATGACACACGCCGACCTCAAGGCCGTCAACACGGCACGGAAGCAGGACGAAGTGAAGCCGCGCGCAGGTTCGGGAGCAAAGGTCGCGGACGGCCGGCTGACGGTCTCGCTGCCGCCCTATTCGTATCAAATGATCCGCCTGAAGGCGTGA
- a CDS encoding ArsR/SmtB family transcription factor, which translates to MSKNFLVIDPEEGIEVLKGLASPVRVKMLKLLHVEGPLNGNDIAERLSLPQSTVSTNLQILESAGLIRTETQKARKGNQKICHSTFDEVLVMFKDDIKPLKSNTIEVSMPLGLYTSCDVTAPCGLCSTEGIIGLLDVPDTFLDPDRMKAGLIWFTRGYLEYQFPNNAKLAQHTIETMEFVMELSSEVPGTSADWPSDITLSVNGTEIGTWLSTGDYGDKRGVYTPDWWKLKGSQYGKLKSWRVTPDGTYVDGMKISPVSLHDLDLANHHSIRLRIAVKPDAKHPGGINIFGRGFGNYDQDIILRLHTDR; encoded by the coding sequence ATGAGCAAGAACTTCCTGGTGATTGATCCCGAAGAGGGCATCGAGGTGCTTAAGGGCCTTGCCTCCCCCGTGCGGGTCAAGATGCTGAAACTGCTGCATGTCGAAGGCCCGCTCAATGGCAACGACATCGCCGAGCGCCTGAGCTTGCCGCAATCGACCGTGTCGACCAACCTGCAGATCCTTGAGTCAGCAGGCCTTATCCGCACCGAGACGCAGAAAGCCCGTAAGGGTAACCAGAAGATCTGCCACTCGACGTTCGATGAAGTGCTGGTGATGTTCAAAGACGACATCAAGCCGCTCAAGTCGAACACGATCGAAGTCTCGATGCCGCTGGGGCTCTACACAAGTTGTGACGTCACGGCGCCCTGCGGGCTCTGCTCTACTGAAGGCATAATCGGCCTTCTGGACGTGCCGGACACTTTTCTCGACCCGGACCGCATGAAGGCCGGTCTGATCTGGTTCACGCGGGGATACCTCGAATACCAGTTTCCCAACAATGCGAAGCTGGCACAGCACACGATCGAGACCATGGAATTCGTCATGGAGCTCAGTTCGGAAGTACCGGGAACCTCGGCGGACTGGCCGAGCGACATCACCCTTTCGGTCAACGGCACCGAAATCGGCACCTGGCTTTCTACCGGAGATTATGGGGACAAGCGCGGCGTCTACACGCCGGACTGGTGGAAGCTCAAGGGCAGCCAATATGGCAAACTCAAGAGCTGGCGCGTCACGCCCGATGGCACTTACGTCGACGGGATGAAAATCTCGCCGGTGTCCCTGCACGACCTCGACCTAGCGAACCACCACTCTATCCGGCTGCGCATCGCGGTGAAGCCTGACGCGAAGCACCCTGGCGGGATCAATATTTTCGGACGCGGTTTTGGGAATTACGATCAGGACATTATCCTGCGCCTGCATACGGATCGCTGA
- a CDS encoding NADP-dependent malic enzyme produces MSDDKAQSLRDAALHFHEHPRPGKLEIVATKPLANTRDLSLAYSPGVAIPCEEIAADPQAAYKYTSKGNLVAVISNGTAVLGLGNIGALASKPVMEGKAVLFKKFAGIDSIDLEVNEQDPKRFIEIVAPLEPSFGGINLEDIKAPECFEIEEALRERMNIPVFHDDQHGTAIIVAAAVINAMRLVKKDIGAVKIVTSGAGAAAIACMNMLIAVGAKRENIWIADSKGLVTKKRDNSVDRWRGAFAQDTDATELGDVMAGADIYVGLSKAGALKPEMMKDMAPNPLILALSNPIPEIMPELAKATRPDALVCTGRSDYPNQVNNVLCFPFLFRGALDCGATTINEEMKAAAAHAIAKLAHEPGLEATAHGVPAIFGPEYLIPNPFDQRLILRIAPSVAKAAMESGVAQRPIVDFDAYRDQLRRFVFRSGLVMKPMIERAQAAAQRIAFADGEDERVLRAAQVILEDGIGKPILIGRPSVIESRLERFGLTIRAGSDFEIINPEDDPRYRDYVADFHALVGRKGVTPDTARTIVRTNTTVIGALAVRRGEADALICGLQGRFIKHARDIHSVIGVAPGAQQLSALSMLILNRGVFFLADTYANIDPSEDELVSIALQARDHLKRFNIDARAALLSYSNFGSRDGDTSIKMRAVYEKLKSVAPDLVVEGEMQGDLAVNAELRERYIPDSVLRGEANLLIFPNLEAANLSMTLLKELNNGLHIGPILMGTAKPAHILAPSVTSRGIVNMAAIAATEAAG; encoded by the coding sequence ATGTCCGACGATAAGGCGCAGAGCCTGCGCGACGCAGCGCTGCATTTCCATGAACATCCGCGCCCAGGCAAGCTCGAGATTGTGGCGACGAAACCGCTCGCCAATACCCGAGACCTGTCGCTGGCCTATTCGCCGGGCGTAGCCATTCCATGCGAGGAGATCGCGGCCGATCCTCAGGCGGCCTATAAATATACGTCCAAGGGTAACCTTGTCGCGGTGATTTCTAACGGCACGGCCGTGCTCGGACTGGGCAATATCGGCGCGCTGGCGTCCAAGCCCGTGATGGAAGGCAAGGCGGTCCTCTTCAAGAAATTTGCCGGCATCGACAGCATCGATCTCGAGGTCAACGAGCAGGACCCTAAACGCTTCATCGAGATCGTGGCGCCGCTCGAGCCGAGCTTCGGCGGCATCAATCTCGAGGACATCAAGGCGCCCGAGTGCTTCGAGATCGAAGAAGCGCTGCGCGAACGCATGAATATCCCGGTCTTCCACGACGACCAGCACGGCACTGCCATCATCGTTGCCGCGGCGGTCATCAACGCCATGCGCCTCGTCAAGAAGGACATCGGCGCGGTCAAGATCGTGACCTCGGGGGCGGGGGCCGCGGCCATTGCGTGCATGAACATGCTGATCGCCGTCGGTGCAAAACGCGAGAACATCTGGATTGCTGACTCCAAGGGTCTGGTGACGAAAAAGCGCGACAACTCCGTTGATCGCTGGCGCGGCGCCTTCGCTCAGGACACCGACGCGACAGAGCTTGGCGACGTCATGGCGGGGGCGGATATCTATGTCGGTTTGTCCAAGGCCGGCGCGCTTAAGCCCGAGATGATGAAGGACATGGCGCCCAATCCGCTGATCCTGGCGCTGTCCAACCCCATTCCCGAAATCATGCCCGAACTGGCCAAGGCCACGCGCCCCGATGCCCTGGTGTGCACCGGCCGATCCGACTACCCTAACCAGGTCAACAACGTCCTCTGCTTTCCCTTCCTGTTCCGTGGGGCGCTCGACTGCGGTGCAACCACGATCAACGAAGAGATGAAGGCTGCAGCCGCCCATGCCATCGCCAAGCTGGCGCACGAGCCCGGCCTCGAAGCCACTGCCCACGGGGTGCCGGCGATTTTTGGGCCCGAATACCTGATCCCGAACCCATTCGATCAGCGCCTGATCCTGCGCATCGCTCCTTCAGTCGCAAAGGCCGCGATGGAGTCCGGCGTGGCCCAGCGGCCTATCGTCGATTTCGATGCCTATCGTGACCAACTGCGCCGCTTCGTGTTCCGGTCCGGCCTGGTGATGAAGCCGATGATCGAGCGCGCCCAGGCGGCAGCCCAGCGTATAGCCTTCGCCGATGGCGAGGACGAGCGCGTTTTGCGCGCGGCCCAGGTGATCCTCGAGGACGGCATCGGCAAGCCGATCCTCATCGGGCGACCGTCGGTCATTGAATCACGTTTGGAGCGTTTCGGGCTAACGATCCGTGCCGGCAGCGATTTCGAAATCATCAACCCCGAGGACGACCCGCGTTATCGTGACTATGTCGCCGATTTCCATGCCCTGGTGGGTCGTAAGGGCGTGACGCCCGACACCGCGCGCACCATCGTCCGCACCAACACAACCGTCATCGGGGCGCTGGCCGTTCGGCGCGGTGAGGCCGATGCACTGATCTGTGGGCTGCAGGGCCGTTTCATCAAGCACGCCCGCGACATCCATTCGGTAATCGGCGTTGCCCCTGGCGCACAGCAGCTGTCGGCGCTGTCCATGTTGATCCTCAACCGGGGCGTGTTCTTCCTGGCCGACACCTACGCCAACATCGATCCCAGCGAGGACGAACTGGTCTCGATTGCGCTGCAGGCCCGCGACCACCTCAAGCGGTTCAACATCGATGCCCGTGCCGCGCTTCTGAGCTATTCCAACTTCGGCTCGCGCGATGGCGACACGTCCATCAAGATGCGCGCCGTCTACGAAAAGCTCAAATCGGTGGCCCCGGACCTGGTGGTGGAGGGGGAAATGCAGGGCGATCTGGCCGTCAATGCCGAATTGCGCGAGCGCTACATCCCCGATTCTGTGCTGAGGGGTGAAGCCAATCTGCTGATCTTCCCGAACCTCGAAGCGGCCAACCTGTCCATGACCCTGCTCAAGGAACTCAATAACGGTCTCCATATCGGTCCCATCCTCATGGGTACGGCCAAGCCGGCACATATCCTGGCGCCCTCGGTCACCAGCCGCGGTATCGTCAACATGGCCGCGATTGCCGCGACCGAAGCGGCGGGCTGA
- a CDS encoding MDR family oxidoreductase: protein MTFRALLTEKAEDGAVSSTVQAIDEIRLPEGDVTVDVEWAGLNYKDGLCLTGQGGLVRTYPHVAGIDFSGRVRESSDVRYRIGDPVVLTGWRVGETQWGGYAERARVKGDWLVPLPANLSTRDAMVMGTAGLTAMLAINKLEFLGITPSTGEILVTGAAGGVGSIAVALLKRLGYAVAALSGRPQHADMLKTLGAVSVIDRSEFLAQPDKPLESARFAGVVDCVGGDILGKVLRQVAYGGAVASLGNAAGIGLSTNVLPFLLRGVTLAGIDSVMQPFDARVAAWTRLTNVFDFPAYEGNVSEVGLAALPEQAQAILKGEVKGRVLVDPRA from the coding sequence ATGACTTTCCGCGCCTTGCTGACCGAGAAAGCCGAGGATGGGGCCGTATCGTCAACCGTCCAGGCGATCGACGAGATCAGGCTGCCGGAAGGCGATGTCACGGTCGATGTGGAATGGGCCGGGCTCAACTACAAGGATGGATTGTGCCTCACGGGGCAGGGAGGGCTGGTTCGGACCTATCCCCATGTCGCCGGCATAGATTTCTCGGGACGCGTCCGCGAAAGCAGCGATGTTCGCTACCGCATCGGGGACCCGGTGGTGCTCACGGGCTGGCGCGTGGGCGAAACGCAATGGGGCGGCTATGCCGAACGCGCCCGGGTCAAGGGAGATTGGCTCGTGCCGCTTCCCGCCAATCTTTCAACCCGCGACGCCATGGTGATGGGCACCGCCGGGCTCACGGCCATGCTGGCTATCAACAAACTCGAATTTCTCGGCATCACCCCGTCCACCGGCGAGATACTGGTGACGGGCGCAGCCGGCGGTGTCGGCTCCATCGCAGTGGCCCTGCTCAAGCGGTTGGGTTACGCAGTCGCTGCACTTTCTGGTCGTCCCCAGCATGCTGACATGCTCAAGACCCTCGGCGCGGTGAGCGTGATCGACAGGTCCGAGTTCCTGGCTCAGCCCGACAAGCCGCTCGAATCTGCGCGCTTCGCCGGCGTGGTCGATTGCGTCGGCGGCGACATCCTGGGGAAAGTGCTGCGCCAGGTCGCCTACGGCGGGGCGGTGGCCAGCCTAGGCAATGCTGCTGGCATCGGCCTCTCCACCAACGTCCTGCCATTCCTATTGCGGGGGGTGACCCTGGCCGGCATCGACAGCGTGATGCAGCCATTCGACGCCCGCGTTGCCGCATGGACGCGTTTGACAAACGTGTTCGACTTCCCCGCCTATGAGGGCAATGTCTCGGAAGTGGGCCTCGCTGCCTTGCCGGAGCAGGCCCAGGCCATCCTCAAGGGCGAGGTGAAGGGGCGCGTCCTTGTCGATCCGCGCGCCTAG
- a CDS encoding LacI family DNA-binding transcriptional regulator, whose translation MNGIRRLAQELNVSIGTVSRALNGKPDVSEETRKRVLDAAAAIGYVPNQAGRSLRKGSTGVVGFMMQSGSEITGDGDVFFMSVFDGVQTVCARHQLDLVVLLCSSEEDPDAYLQRVVARGFVDGLIISATKRHDHRITYLADRNIPFIALGRSLTDVGHPWLDLDFEGMAHEGVDRLVAKGHRRIGVFAPLDDINLGHVFVDSYQEALARNGIAFDPDLVFRAYPNDRGGHEIGERIAAMPGDERPTGFLLTNEMLTVGLYRGLYDCGIKPGADCAIIGRHSTNSQYLNPKLTCFHLSLRDLGIELAEGLLATMPAYAAHYPQGVVRRVVPLDLIEGNSDQPLRV comes from the coding sequence ATGAATGGCATCAGGCGGTTGGCACAAGAGCTCAACGTCTCGATCGGAACCGTGTCGCGCGCCCTCAACGGCAAGCCCGACGTCAGTGAGGAGACTCGCAAGCGCGTGCTCGACGCTGCTGCGGCGATCGGCTACGTCCCGAACCAGGCCGGTCGTTCGCTGCGAAAAGGCTCGACCGGAGTCGTCGGGTTCATGATGCAGTCGGGCTCGGAAATCACCGGCGACGGCGACGTGTTCTTCATGAGCGTCTTTGACGGGGTGCAAACGGTGTGTGCGCGTCACCAGCTCGATCTCGTGGTGCTGCTGTGTTCATCCGAGGAAGATCCGGATGCCTACCTGCAGCGCGTCGTCGCGCGGGGCTTCGTGGATGGATTGATCATTTCCGCGACCAAGCGCCACGACCATCGCATCACCTACCTTGCCGATCGCAACATCCCGTTCATCGCGCTGGGCCGCAGCCTGACCGATGTCGGACACCCCTGGCTCGACCTCGACTTCGAGGGCATGGCGCATGAGGGTGTGGACAGGCTGGTAGCCAAGGGCCACCGGCGGATCGGTGTCTTTGCCCCCCTCGACGACATCAACCTGGGCCATGTGTTCGTGGACAGCTACCAGGAAGCATTGGCACGGAACGGCATCGCCTTCGATCCGGATCTGGTGTTCCGGGCCTATCCCAATGATCGGGGTGGGCACGAAATCGGCGAGCGGATCGCGGCCATGCCTGGTGACGAGCGACCTACGGGCTTCCTGCTCACCAACGAAATGCTGACCGTGGGCCTTTATCGCGGGCTCTATGACTGCGGCATCAAGCCGGGCGCCGACTGCGCCATCATCGGACGGCACAGCACCAACTCCCAGTATCTCAACCCCAAGCTGACCTGCTTCCACCTTTCCCTGCGCGACCTCGGGATCGAGCTGGCGGAGGGCCTGCTGGCCACCATGCCGGCCTATGCGGCGCATTATCCGCAGGGCGTCGTGCGGCGGGTCGTTCCGCTTGATCTCATCGAAGGCAATAGCGACCAGCCGCTTCGGGTCTAG
- a CDS encoding Gfo/Idh/MocA family protein, translated as MAFTAVLVGCGGMSKGWLTAITTHPLLSGRVQVVGLVDLDRATAEARATEFGLSDAVIGTDLDAVLAQTKPDLLFDVVVPIARAGVVEAGLRHGCNVLSEKPMATSLAEGRAMIEQARAAGRVHAVVQNRRFISGVRRLRALIESGAIGRLTSLNCDFFIGAHFGGFREDMDNVLLLDMAIHTLDAARFMSGKAARAVYCLETNPPGSWYRHGAAANAIFEFEDEVVFNYRGSWAAEGATTSWESAWRIVGTEGTVLWDGADRFEARVVDGDDGFLRPLREIEVPELPSLDQTHGHASVVAEFLDAIETGRRPETDGTDNIKSLAMVFAAIDSAKTHQCVTISV; from the coding sequence TTGGCATTCACGGCAGTGCTCGTCGGTTGCGGCGGCATGTCCAAAGGCTGGCTGACGGCCATCACCACGCATCCACTGCTGTCGGGCAGGGTGCAGGTGGTCGGTCTCGTCGATCTCGATCGCGCCACCGCCGAAGCGCGTGCCACCGAGTTCGGACTTTCCGACGCGGTGATCGGTACCGATCTCGACGCGGTCCTGGCCCAGACCAAGCCCGACCTCCTGTTCGACGTCGTGGTGCCGATAGCACGCGCCGGGGTCGTCGAGGCCGGCCTTCGCCACGGCTGCAACGTGCTCAGCGAAAAGCCGATGGCCACGAGCCTCGCCGAGGGCAGAGCCATGATCGAACAGGCCCGCGCGGCCGGGCGCGTCCACGCCGTGGTGCAGAACCGCCGCTTCATTTCCGGCGTGCGCCGGCTTCGCGCCCTGATTGAAAGTGGCGCCATCGGACGGCTGACCAGCCTCAACTGCGATTTCTTCATCGGCGCCCACTTCGGTGGTTTCCGCGAGGACATGGACAATGTCCTGCTTCTCGATATGGCGATCCATACGCTCGACGCCGCCCGCTTCATGTCGGGTAAGGCCGCACGCGCCGTCTACTGCCTCGAGACCAATCCGCCCGGCTCCTGGTATCGGCATGGCGCTGCCGCCAACGCCATCTTCGAATTCGAGGACGAGGTGGTGTTCAACTATCGCGGATCGTGGGCGGCCGAGGGGGCGACGACGAGCTGGGAAAGCGCTTGGCGCATCGTCGGCACGGAAGGCACCGTGCTCTGGGACGGTGCCGACCGGTTCGAGGCCCGCGTCGTCGATGGCGACGACGGTTTCCTGCGTCCGCTGCGGGAAATCGAGGTTCCCGAACTCCCCAGTCTCGACCAGACGCACGGCCATGCCAGCGTCGTCGCCGAGTTCCTCGACGCCATCGAGACCGGCCGCCGCCCGGAGACCGACGGCACCGACAACATCAAAAGCCTCGCCATGGTCTTCGCCGCCATCGACAGCGCCAAGACCCATCAGTGCGTGACCATTTCTGTTTAA
- a CDS encoding sugar phosphate isomerase/epimerase family protein: MTDPAKAIRIGTMISASGGTAAQRIATIADMGFESFEPFFWQTTNGQDIAELGKRCKDAIGERDITMSTIGMFGNPLEDQDMDRQTLQGWKDCIDNAHHFGADTVAGFTGRIRNKPLTDSLPQYKKVWSELARRAADKGVRIAFENCAMDGNWQTGDWNIAHNPDAWELMFNETPDDNIGLEWEPCHQMVYLIDPLPQIRKWAKKIFHVHGKDATIRWDVIREHGIFGKEKFVFMRTPGFGDSNWTDVISELRLAGWSGSIDIEGWHDPVYRDALEMTGQVRALNYLKDCRGGDYVDNRN, translated from the coding sequence GTGACCGACCCCGCAAAAGCCATCCGCATCGGCACCATGATCAGCGCCTCGGGCGGTACGGCTGCGCAGCGCATTGCGACCATTGCCGATATGGGATTCGAGAGCTTCGAGCCCTTCTTCTGGCAGACCACCAACGGTCAGGACATTGCCGAGCTTGGCAAGCGCTGCAAGGACGCTATCGGAGAGCGCGACATCACCATGTCCACCATCGGCATGTTCGGCAATCCGCTGGAAGACCAGGACATGGACCGCCAGACCCTGCAGGGCTGGAAGGACTGCATCGACAACGCCCATCATTTCGGTGCCGACACGGTGGCCGGCTTCACGGGTCGCATCCGTAACAAGCCGCTGACCGATAGCCTTCCGCAATACAAGAAAGTGTGGTCCGAGCTGGCCCGGCGCGCCGCCGACAAAGGCGTCCGCATCGCTTTCGAGAATTGTGCCATGGATGGCAACTGGCAGACCGGCGACTGGAACATCGCCCACAATCCAGACGCCTGGGAGCTGATGTTCAACGAAACCCCGGACGACAATATCGGGCTCGAATGGGAGCCCTGTCACCAGATGGTCTACCTGATCGACCCGCTCCCGCAGATCCGCAAGTGGGCCAAGAAGATCTTCCACGTGCACGGCAAGGACGCCACGATCCGCTGGGACGTGATCCGCGAGCACGGCATCTTCGGCAAGGAGAAGTTCGTCTTCATGCGCACGCCCGGCTTCGGCGACAGCAACTGGACGGACGTCATCTCCGAGCTGCGGCTCGCCGGCTGGTCCGGCTCCATCGACATCGAGGGCTGGCATGACCCGGTCTATCGCGATGCGCTCGAAATGACCGGGCAGGTCCGGGCGCTCAACTACCTCAAGGACTGCCGCGGCGGCGACTACGTCGACAACCGCAACTGA
- a CDS encoding ABC transporter substrate-binding protein → MTNRFGLLGAIALASTALVSLAPAIAQDEVTITIWSLDDANQPALNLAREFDELEPGIKVEYREIQFDDVVSEAMRAFATGQAPDIIAVDNPEHALFAARGAFLDITDMVANSEVIDPANYFPGPLNSVTWDGKLFGVPKATNTIALYYNKDLYAKAGITEPPQTWDELVEVSRKLTDPANNVYGLAFSAKASEEGTFQFLPWAQMGGGGYDNINAPGAVKALGIWKTIMDEKLASPDTLTRGQWDSTGTFNSGNAAQVISGPWELNRMLEEAKFDWGVALLPTETEGGTRSSAMGDFNWAIFASTQHPEEAFKALEYFASQDDRLFPEFGQLPARSDIELPETGEPLKDAALKVFLEQLQYAQARGPHPEWPKISKAIQDAIQQALTGQAEPQAALDTAAATISGILGN, encoded by the coding sequence ATGACTAACCGTTTCGGCCTTTTGGGCGCGATCGCCCTGGCATCCACTGCGCTGGTATCGCTGGCCCCCGCCATCGCCCAGGACGAGGTCACCATCACCATCTGGTCGCTTGACGATGCCAATCAGCCGGCGCTGAACCTGGCGCGCGAATTCGACGAGCTCGAGCCCGGCATCAAGGTGGAATACCGCGAAATCCAGTTCGACGACGTCGTCAGCGAGGCCATGCGCGCCTTCGCCACCGGCCAGGCGCCCGACATCATCGCGGTCGACAATCCTGAGCACGCCCTGTTCGCTGCGCGGGGCGCTTTCCTCGACATCACCGACATGGTGGCCAATTCCGAGGTCATCGATCCGGCCAACTATTTCCCCGGTCCGCTGAATTCCGTCACCTGGGATGGCAAGCTGTTCGGCGTGCCCAAGGCTACCAACACCATCGCGCTCTATTACAACAAGGATCTCTACGCCAAGGCCGGCATCACCGAGCCGCCCCAGACCTGGGACGAACTGGTGGAGGTCTCGCGCAAGCTCACCGACCCGGCCAACAATGTCTACGGCCTCGCCTTTTCGGCCAAGGCCAGCGAAGAAGGCACCTTCCAATTCCTGCCCTGGGCCCAGATGGGCGGCGGCGGCTACGACAACATCAATGCCCCGGGCGCTGTGAAGGCCCTTGGCATCTGGAAGACCATCATGGACGAGAAACTGGCCTCGCCTGATACGCTGACCCGCGGCCAGTGGGATTCCACCGGCACCTTCAACTCCGGCAATGCCGCACAGGTCATTTCGGGTCCGTGGGAACTCAACCGCATGCTCGAAGAAGCCAAGTTCGACTGGGGCGTGGCGCTGCTGCCGACCGAAACTGAGGGCGGTACGCGCTCATCGGCCATGGGCGACTTCAACTGGGCGATCTTCGCCTCGACCCAGCACCCCGAAGAAGCCTTCAAGGCGCTGGAATACTTCGCCAGCCAGGACGATCGCCTGTTCCCCGAATTCGGCCAGCTTCCGGCCCGTTCGGATATCGAACTGCCTGAAACCGGCGAGCCTCTGAAAGATGCGGCGCTCAAGGTCTTCCTCGAGCAGCTTCAGTACGCCCAGGCTCGCGGCCCGCATCCGGAATGGCCCAAGATCTCGAAGGCTATCCAGGACGCCATCCAGCAGGCCCTGACCGGCCAGGCTGAGCCTCAGGCTGCACTCGACACCGCCGCTGCAACAATCAGCGGCATACTGGGGAACTGA
- a CDS encoding carbohydrate ABC transporter permease, with product MSRLLSSLRDGKGFDIVLVAVPLLFLIALSGLPLIYNVVMSFQEVDMFSLGTFARPWVGFKNYIAVFSAPETWPIMRNTAVFVVCSIAGQFAIGFGLALFFTQNFPGASYIRGLFLASWVMPGLVVGAIWNWILAGDFGVLNYALKSLGIISENIFWRSDTAWSLWGVVIANIWNGISFNMILLAVGLAGIPRDLYEAAALDGATAWQRFWTITLPMMRSTIGAVISLGLIFTLQQFDLFAAITSGGPANSSNVAQYWAWEQSFRQYDFAKGSTISVVMIAVVMIASIIYVRSTRHEVRG from the coding sequence TTGAGCCGCCTGCTTTCCAGCCTGCGCGACGGCAAGGGCTTCGACATCGTGCTGGTCGCGGTGCCGCTGCTGTTCCTGATTGCGCTCTCCGGACTGCCACTGATCTACAACGTGGTGATGAGCTTCCAGGAGGTCGACATGTTCAGCCTCGGGACCTTTGCCCGCCCCTGGGTCGGATTCAAGAACTACATCGCCGTGTTCAGCGCGCCGGAAACCTGGCCCATCATGCGCAACACCGCCGTGTTCGTCGTCTGCTCTATCGCCGGGCAGTTCGCCATCGGCTTTGGCCTCGCCCTGTTCTTCACCCAGAATTTTCCCGGCGCGTCATATATCCGCGGCCTGTTCCTCGCCTCCTGGGTCATGCCGGGCCTGGTTGTAGGCGCCATCTGGAACTGGATCCTGGCCGGCGATTTCGGCGTGCTCAACTATGCCCTCAAGTCGCTCGGCATCATCTCCGAAAACATCTTCTGGCGCTCAGATACCGCATGGTCGCTCTGGGGCGTAGTGATCGCCAATATCTGGAACGGCATATCCTTCAACATGATCCTGCTCGCCGTGGGTCTCGCTGGCATACCGCGCGACCTCTACGAAGCAGCGGCTCTCGACGGTGCAACCGCGTGGCAGCGCTTCTGGACCATTACCCTGCCCATGATGCGGTCCACGATCGGCGCCGTGATTTCGCTCGGCCTGATCTTCACGCTGCAGCAGTTCGATCTGTTCGCCGCCATCACGTCGGGCGGACCGGCCAATTCATCCAATGTCGCCCAGTACTGGGCGTGGGAGCAGTCCTTCCGGCAATACGACTTCGCCAAGGGCTCCACCATATCCGTGGTCATGATCGCCGTCGTGATGATCGCCTCGATCATCTATGTGCGCTCGACCCGTCACGAGGTGCGCGGATGA